In Planococcus sp. MB-3u-03, the DNA window GGCGATCGTGGTCATCACGATCATCATCCGCCTCGTCTTGATGCCGTTCATGCTGCGCACGTATAAGCGCCAGCAAGGCATGAAAGTGAAGATGGATAAAATGCGCCCAGAGATGGAAGATATCCAGAAGCGATTGAAGGAAACCAAGGATAAAGAAGAGCAAATGAAGCTCCAGCAGGAAATGATGGGGCTTTACAAGAAGCATGACGTTAACCCGCTCAATATGGGTTGCTTGCCGGTCGTCATCCAGATGCCGATCATCATGGGCTTGTATTTTGCGATTCTCTATTCGCCGGATGTGCGCTCGCACGAATTCCTATGGTTCAACCTTGGCACGCCGGATATTGCCATGACCCTCATTGCGGGTGCGGTGTACTTCTTCCAGGCGAAAGTGTCGCTTTGGACCATGCCGGAACAGCAGCAAAAGCAGATGAAATTCTTCATCTACCTGTCTCCGATCATGATCATGTTCATCTCGTTCACAT includes these proteins:
- the yidC gene encoding membrane protein insertase YidC, producing the protein MKKKLTLLLMLAATIAFLSGCSAVENKEGFFYTIFVAPFDFSLDYLGNLFGGSYGMAIVVITIIIRLVLMPFMLRTYKRQQGMKVKMDKMRPEMEDIQKRLKETKDKEEQMKLQQEMMGLYKKHDVNPLNMGCLPVVIQMPIIMGLYFAILYSPDVRSHEFLWFNLGTPDIAMTLIAGAVYFFQAKVSLWTMPEQQQKQMKFFIYLSPIMIMFISFTSMAALPVYWAVGGILLIIQTFIGRKFYSEHPEKALEAVEETETADKNK